The proteins below are encoded in one region of Nitrospira sp.:
- a CDS encoding deaminase reductase, with protein sequence MAKIIYGMNQSLDGYIDHEAEAFAPDSSLFRHFIEQARGLTGSVYGRRLYEVMQYWDEDHPEWTPDEREFAVAWRKQQKWVVSRSLKSVGPNATLVQDDIGALIRKLKDELAGEIEVGGPALAHSLTELGLIDEYLIYLHPVVLGRGKPFFAGPRPPLRLVASDRIGKNVIQLTYVPA encoded by the coding sequence ATGGCGAAGATCATCTACGGAATGAACCAATCACTCGACGGCTACATCGATCACGAGGCAGAGGCATTTGCGCCAGACTCCTCGCTATTTCGTCACTTCATTGAGCAAGCGCGCGGCTTGACGGGCAGCGTGTACGGCCGCCGATTGTACGAGGTGATGCAATATTGGGACGAAGACCATCCTGAGTGGACACCAGACGAACGTGAATTCGCGGTGGCGTGGCGAAAACAACAGAAATGGGTCGTGTCACGCTCGTTGAAGTCTGTTGGCCCCAACGCCACACTTGTTCAGGATGACATCGGAGCGCTAATCCGCAAACTGAAGGATGAGCTTGCAGGCGAGATTGAAGTCGGCGGACCAGCCCTTGCACATAGCCTGACCGAGCTTGGCCTTATTGATGAGTACCTAATCTACCTCCACCCGGTCGTACTTGGTCGCGGCAAGCCATTCTTCGCTGGCCCCCGGCCGCCGCTACGCCTTGTAGCAAGTGATCGGATTGGTAAGAACGTTATCCAGTTGACGTACGTTCCTGCTTGA
- a CDS encoding heterodisulfide reductase: protein MPHRYALYPGCAAQGATPELYESTMAVLPRLGIEVVELKAAACCGAGVVTEADPELALTINARTFAQAEALHLDVMTICGTCQGVMSAANRRLKGEPDTMARINAQLARDGQSYQGTVQVKHLLWILVKDIGLGRLRQELLAPLSDLRLAPFYGCYILRPSWELGFDDPENPSSLEKVIRAVGGEAVSYAGRTKCCGFPIILEKEAIAMAMSGQNMNEAKQQGAHAMVTPCPLCHMSLDIYQERAGEAVGTALNLPILHLPQLLGLAMGIPAKDLGLGRHLVPVDSLLRRLDQARTTRASE, encoded by the coding sequence ATGCCGCATCGCTACGCCCTCTATCCCGGATGCGCGGCCCAAGGCGCGACGCCTGAACTCTACGAATCCACCATGGCGGTCCTGCCACGGTTGGGCATCGAGGTCGTCGAGCTGAAAGCTGCCGCTTGTTGCGGAGCCGGGGTCGTCACAGAAGCCGATCCCGAGCTGGCCTTGACGATCAACGCGAGAACCTTCGCGCAAGCTGAGGCTCTGCACCTCGATGTCATGACGATCTGCGGCACGTGCCAGGGTGTCATGAGTGCCGCGAATCGGCGGCTCAAGGGAGAGCCCGACACGATGGCTCGGATCAATGCGCAACTCGCTCGGGACGGCCAGTCGTACCAGGGAACGGTGCAGGTGAAACATCTGCTCTGGATTCTGGTCAAGGATATCGGGCTCGGCCGCCTTCGTCAGGAGCTTCTCGCTCCCTTGTCCGACCTTCGTCTCGCACCGTTTTATGGGTGCTATATCTTGCGGCCTTCGTGGGAATTGGGATTCGACGATCCCGAAAATCCCTCTTCGCTCGAGAAGGTCATCCGCGCCGTCGGCGGCGAGGCGGTGTCATACGCGGGACGTACCAAATGCTGTGGGTTTCCAATCATCCTCGAGAAGGAGGCCATTGCGATGGCCATGTCCGGACAGAATATGAACGAAGCAAAACAGCAAGGCGCCCACGCCATGGTCACCCCCTGTCCACTCTGCCATATGAGCCTGGACATTTACCAAGAGCGGGCGGGGGAAGCTGTAGGCACTGCACTCAATCTTCCGATTCTGCACCTGCCGCAGCTACTCGGGCTCGCCATGGGGATCCCCGCGAAGGATCTGGGTCTCGGACGCCATCTGGTTCCCGTCGATTCACTCCTGCGTCGGCTCGACCAGGCCCGGACGACACGTGCGTCGGAATAG
- the tyrS gene encoding tyrosine--tRNA ligase gives MSDVSSQMELILRGAVEVIQVRELEQKLTRSLKEQRPLRIKAGFDPTAPDLHLGHTVLIHKLKHFQDLGHHVVFLIGDFTGMIGDPTGVSETRKALTRQQVEQNARTYQRQIFKILDPAKTQIVFNSEWMTPMSADGLIQLASHYRVARMMERDDFQKRFQEQKPISVHEFLYPLVQGYDSVALKADVELGGTDQKFNLLVGRELQRDYGQEPQVVLTMPLLEGTDGVKKMSKSVGNYIALEDAPSDMFGKVMSISDPLMFRYYELVTTEDLARVRSLHPMEAKLSLGEQLVARYHGADAGRQAREDFQHTFREKEFPDEPDVRLTLTSADLKDPTVPGIGYVELVAKTGLVSSKSEARRLIAQHGVELDGVKLTDINGALALERRRRYRLRVGKRKFAVVEYDA, from the coding sequence ATGAGCGATGTCTCGAGCCAGATGGAACTGATCCTCCGCGGTGCCGTGGAGGTGATCCAAGTACGAGAGCTCGAGCAGAAGCTGACCCGATCCCTGAAGGAGCAACGGCCGCTTCGCATCAAAGCCGGCTTCGATCCCACGGCGCCCGATCTGCATCTGGGACATACGGTTCTCATCCATAAGCTGAAACACTTCCAGGATCTCGGGCATCACGTCGTGTTTCTCATCGGCGATTTCACCGGCATGATCGGCGATCCCACCGGCGTGTCCGAAACACGGAAGGCCTTAACGCGGCAGCAGGTGGAGCAGAATGCCAGGACGTACCAACGCCAGATTTTCAAGATTCTAGACCCGGCGAAAACACAGATTGTCTTCAACAGCGAATGGATGACTCCCATGTCGGCCGACGGCCTGATCCAACTGGCCTCGCACTATCGGGTCGCGAGAATGATGGAGCGGGACGATTTTCAGAAACGGTTTCAGGAACAGAAGCCCATCAGCGTGCATGAATTCCTCTACCCGCTGGTACAAGGGTACGACTCGGTGGCGTTGAAAGCAGACGTTGAATTGGGCGGAACGGATCAGAAGTTCAACTTGCTGGTCGGACGGGAGCTGCAGCGGGATTACGGTCAGGAGCCGCAGGTCGTCTTGACCATGCCGCTGCTCGAAGGCACGGACGGCGTCAAGAAAATGAGCAAGAGCGTCGGCAATTACATCGCGCTCGAGGACGCGCCATCGGACATGTTCGGCAAAGTCATGTCGATCAGCGATCCGCTGATGTTTCGATACTACGAGTTAGTGACCACGGAAGACTTGGCACGAGTCCGATCGCTCCATCCGATGGAAGCCAAATTGTCGCTCGGGGAACAGCTCGTCGCCCGATACCACGGGGCCGACGCGGGACGGCAGGCTCGAGAAGATTTCCAGCACACCTTCAGAGAGAAGGAATTCCCGGACGAGCCAGACGTACGCCTCACGTTGACGTCTGCGGATCTGAAAGACCCCACCGTTCCCGGAATCGGCTATGTCGAGCTGGTCGCGAAGACCGGTCTCGTGTCCTCCAAAAGCGAAGCCCGTCGGCTCATTGCTCAGCACGGAGTGGAGCTGGATGGCGTGAAACTGACGGACATCAATGGAGCGCTCGCATTGGAACGCCGACGGCGCTACCGCCTTCGCGTCGGCAAACGAAAGTTTGCCGTCGTCGAGTATGACGCCTGA
- the gcvH gene encoding glycine cleavage system H protein: MNPADLRYHEEHEWVRVNGSQATLGISDYAQDALGDIVFIDLPKAGTTISSGQQIGEVESTKTTSSIFSPVSGTIAKVNGDLKDHPEAVNSDPYGKGWMVVIELSDPTQVDALMTSAQYDAFLAKQKG, encoded by the coding sequence ATGAATCCGGCCGATCTGCGCTACCATGAAGAGCATGAGTGGGTTCGAGTCAACGGATCGCAAGCCACACTGGGAATCAGCGACTACGCCCAGGACGCGCTTGGCGATATCGTATTCATCGACCTCCCAAAAGCGGGCACGACGATCAGTTCCGGGCAACAAATCGGGGAGGTGGAATCGACGAAAACCACCTCGAGCATTTTCTCCCCGGTCAGCGGTACCATCGCAAAGGTCAACGGGGACTTGAAGGACCATCCGGAAGCCGTGAACAGCGATCCATACGGCAAGGGGTGGATGGTGGTCATCGAGCTCTCCGACCCAACTCAGGTCGATGCGCTGATGACGTCCGCCCAATACGACGCGTTTTTGGCCAAGCAGAAGGGCTGA
- a CDS encoding cupin: MNVINLLDYQQFGAEKMKKNNIFQTPRFFCDVYCFEPGQEQKGHVHGDQDKVYLVLEGEGTFQVGTEKRVLGPNQGTMAPAGEQHGLKNHTERRLTVLVFVAPNP, encoded by the coding sequence ATGAACGTGATTAATCTGTTGGACTATCAGCAATTTGGCGCGGAGAAGATGAAAAAGAACAATATTTTTCAGACGCCGCGATTTTTTTGCGACGTGTATTGCTTCGAACCTGGACAGGAACAAAAGGGGCACGTACATGGCGACCAGGACAAGGTCTACCTGGTCCTGGAGGGAGAGGGCACGTTTCAAGTCGGCACGGAAAAGCGCGTGCTGGGACCGAATCAGGGGACCATGGCCCCGGCCGGAGAGCAACATGGATTGAAAAATCACACCGAGCGTAGGCTCACAGTACTCGTCTTCGTCGCGCCCAATCCCTAG
- a CDS encoding undecaprenyl-phosphate alpha-N-acetylglucosaminyl 1-phosphate transferase, with the protein MKSLSSDPAPIEGYLEAGAAPLKRLAWTSALGTLLLTGLLIPHVRDVFVAGGQRWAYILAIACVSSWTLTPWVSELGHRWGLVDVPNARKIHQTVTPRVGGLAIYPAFVLAILMNSIVTGWMVAMMVAATALFAIGVMDDAREVSATTKLVVHIAAASLVIASGKVLTLFPDTPLGETLNVLLTLTWIVGITSAFNFFDGMDGLATGLAILIAGFMGIVAFDMDQAGLGWVTVALIGACLGFLPYNLRFTKPARVFLGDSGSTFLGFTLACLAVKGNWADQNPIVSFSNPLLIFGVLIYDMIHITIARVATGKVTSIHTWLEYCGKDHLHHRLENALGSRVASVFMIFGLTTCLGLAAIVLRKAGTVEALLLLAQAAIMVAILTVLEQRGRSRKEREHVANFLPDRPARHPSRRRGASVGPWRR; encoded by the coding sequence ATGAAGTCGCTCAGTTCTGATCCGGCCCCGATAGAGGGGTACCTGGAAGCCGGTGCGGCTCCGCTGAAACGACTGGCGTGGACGAGCGCGCTCGGCACCCTGCTCTTGACCGGTTTGCTGATTCCGCACGTGCGGGACGTGTTCGTGGCAGGCGGACAGCGCTGGGCCTATATTCTCGCGATTGCGTGCGTCTCCAGTTGGACGCTCACGCCATGGGTCAGCGAACTTGGACATCGATGGGGACTCGTCGACGTTCCGAACGCGCGCAAGATCCACCAGACGGTAACGCCTCGGGTCGGAGGACTCGCCATCTATCCGGCCTTCGTCCTCGCCATTCTCATGAACTCGATCGTCACGGGATGGATGGTCGCCATGATGGTTGCCGCAACGGCCCTCTTCGCCATCGGAGTGATGGACGATGCCCGGGAAGTCTCGGCGACGACCAAGTTGGTGGTTCACATCGCCGCTGCATCTCTAGTCATCGCATCCGGCAAGGTGCTGACGTTGTTCCCGGATACCCCACTTGGAGAAACACTCAACGTATTGCTGACGCTGACGTGGATCGTCGGCATCACCAGCGCGTTTAATTTCTTCGATGGAATGGACGGGCTGGCGACAGGCCTCGCGATCCTCATTGCGGGGTTCATGGGCATCGTCGCGTTCGACATGGATCAAGCGGGTTTGGGGTGGGTGACGGTGGCGTTGATCGGCGCCTGCCTCGGCTTTCTTCCGTACAACCTTCGTTTCACCAAACCGGCACGGGTGTTTCTTGGCGACAGCGGATCGACGTTTCTTGGCTTCACCCTTGCCTGTCTCGCGGTGAAGGGGAATTGGGCTGACCAGAATCCGATCGTGTCGTTCAGCAACCCGCTCCTCATTTTCGGCGTGTTGATCTACGACATGATCCACATCACGATCGCCCGAGTCGCCACTGGAAAAGTGACGTCGATTCACACCTGGCTCGAGTATTGCGGCAAAGATCATCTCCATCATCGGCTCGAGAACGCGCTTGGCAGTCGGGTTGCCAGCGTGTTCATGATATTCGGATTGACGACCTGCCTTGGTCTTGCGGCCATCGTGCTGAGAAAAGCCGGCACCGTCGAAGCGCTGCTCCTGCTCGCCCAAGCCGCCATCATGGTGGCGATCCTCACCGTGCTCGAACAACGGGGACGAAGCAGGAAGGAACGAGAACACGTAGCCAATTTCCTTCCGGATCGACCGGCGCGTCACCCCAGCCGCCGTCGTGGCGCCAGCGTCGGTCCCTGGCGGCGGTAG
- the sthA gene encoding NAD(P)(+) transhydrogenase: MSTAKYDIVVVGSGPAGQKAAVMAAKAGKRVAVVEREQGLGGGCVYRGTIPSKTLRETALSLDRIKRGAQAFECRLKEGIEVGILMHRLAEVVEAHSRYMTAQLKRNHIAFLHGCCKFVSDHVLELTTVDGLTQALQADVIVLAAGSRPKAPHNVPVDHEHILDSDSILSMIYLPKSLAILGGGVIACEYASIFSLLGVAVTLIDLSDRPLRFMDEEIVQRFLHAFIDHGGRYIGQAHIESVRWDGVTSVVTTLAGGDIIKAEKMLAALGRQPNIDDLDVEMAGLSSNERGFITVDRNGQTSVPHIYVVGDMAGPPSLASAAMEQGRRAVAHALGTPVESADHYIPMGIYTIPEIASVGLDEPKARARFRNVIVGRAAFDEVAKAQIAGTNGGLLKLVAGPDGRQILGVQVVGEHATELVHLAELVLLNGNPVDTFVESIFNFPTYAEAYRIAALDIVKQRSKIEPLAKAS, translated from the coding sequence ATGAGCACGGCGAAATACGATATTGTGGTCGTCGGGAGCGGTCCGGCCGGTCAGAAGGCGGCGGTCATGGCGGCAAAGGCCGGGAAGCGTGTCGCGGTGGTCGAGCGCGAGCAGGGTTTGGGCGGGGGCTGCGTCTACCGGGGCACCATCCCCAGCAAGACGTTGCGCGAGACCGCCCTGAGCCTTGACCGGATCAAGCGTGGCGCGCAGGCGTTTGAGTGCCGTCTCAAGGAAGGAATCGAGGTCGGCATCCTCATGCATCGGTTGGCCGAAGTGGTAGAGGCCCACAGCCGATACATGACCGCGCAATTGAAACGGAACCACATTGCCTTTCTGCATGGATGCTGCAAATTCGTCTCCGATCACGTGTTGGAGTTGACCACGGTCGATGGGCTTACGCAGGCATTGCAGGCCGATGTCATCGTATTGGCGGCGGGGTCCCGGCCGAAGGCGCCTCACAACGTGCCCGTCGACCACGAGCACATCCTCGACAGCGATTCCATCCTGTCCATGATCTATCTGCCGAAATCGCTGGCCATCCTCGGCGGTGGGGTGATTGCCTGCGAATATGCCTCGATTTTCTCACTCCTCGGCGTGGCCGTCACGTTGATCGACCTCTCCGATCGTCCCCTACGGTTCATGGACGAAGAGATCGTCCAGCGATTTCTGCATGCCTTTATCGACCACGGAGGACGCTATATCGGTCAGGCCCACATCGAATCCGTCCGTTGGGACGGCGTTACATCGGTCGTCACCACCTTGGCCGGCGGCGACATCATCAAAGCCGAAAAGATGCTGGCAGCGCTGGGACGTCAGCCGAACATCGACGACCTGGATGTAGAGATGGCGGGCCTCTCCTCCAACGAACGAGGCTTTATTACGGTCGATCGGAATGGACAGACGTCGGTCCCGCACATCTACGTTGTGGGCGACATGGCGGGGCCGCCCTCGTTGGCCTCGGCGGCGATGGAACAGGGTCGTCGCGCGGTCGCGCACGCGCTGGGCACACCGGTGGAGTCCGCAGACCACTACATTCCCATGGGGATCTATACAATCCCGGAAATCGCGAGCGTGGGACTCGATGAGCCCAAAGCGCGGGCGCGGTTCCGAAATGTCATCGTAGGGCGGGCCGCATTCGACGAAGTGGCCAAGGCGCAGATTGCGGGAACGAACGGGGGATTATTGAAGCTGGTAGCCGGACCGGACGGACGGCAGATTCTGGGTGTGCAGGTCGTCGGTGAGCACGCCACCGAATTGGTGCATCTGGCAGAACTCGTCTTGCTCAATGGGAATCCCGTCGATACGTTTGTCGAGAGCATCTTCAACTTTCCCACGTATGCTGAGGCCTATCGGATTGCCGCGTTGGACATCGTCAAGCAGCGGAGCAAGATCGAACCTCTCGCCAAAGCAAGCTGA
- the mtnA gene encoding methylthioribose-1-phosphate isomerase, with translation MVPTVEWRDGVVRILDQSRLPEHVEFLECRDYRAVADAIRELKVRGAPAIGITAAMGLALGAQSVRAKDYPTFSKAVLAMSDHLAATRPTAVNLFWALARMKTKLEARHSLPIADIQHGLITESQAILEEDVAMNRALGAHGAALLKDGQTILTHCNAGALATGGYGTALGVIRAASEQGKKLRVIADETRPVLQGARLTAWELIQDRIPVTLITDNMAGSLMCQGMIDSCIVGADRIAANGDVANKIGTYSVAVLAKAHGIPFYVAAPSSTIDLGTPSGREIPIEQRNPEEVRTTLGGTRTAPADVDVLNPAFDVTPAGLITAIITERGVLHPAEIFERHRA, from the coding sequence ATGGTACCCACGGTCGAATGGAGAGACGGGGTCGTCCGCATCTTGGACCAAAGCCGCTTGCCCGAGCACGTCGAGTTTCTCGAATGCAGGGACTACCGGGCCGTGGCCGACGCGATCCGAGAGCTCAAGGTCCGTGGCGCGCCCGCCATCGGTATCACCGCCGCTATGGGGCTCGCGCTGGGCGCTCAATCCGTTCGGGCGAAGGACTACCCGACGTTCAGCAAAGCCGTCCTGGCCATGTCCGACCATCTGGCGGCCACGCGGCCAACTGCCGTCAATCTGTTCTGGGCCCTGGCCAGAATGAAGACAAAACTCGAAGCGCGTCACTCCCTTCCCATCGCAGACATTCAGCATGGTTTGATTACTGAATCTCAAGCGATACTCGAGGAAGATGTGGCAATGAACCGGGCGCTGGGAGCCCATGGCGCGGCCCTTCTCAAAGACGGGCAAACCATCCTGACCCACTGCAACGCCGGCGCCCTGGCGACTGGTGGCTACGGGACCGCGCTCGGCGTGATTCGCGCCGCGTCGGAGCAGGGGAAAAAACTCCGGGTCATCGCCGATGAAACACGTCCGGTGCTCCAAGGAGCCCGGCTGACCGCCTGGGAACTGATCCAAGATCGAATTCCAGTGACGCTCATTACCGACAACATGGCCGGAAGCCTGATGTGTCAGGGCATGATCGACAGCTGCATCGTGGGCGCCGATCGGATCGCCGCCAACGGCGACGTGGCGAACAAGATCGGCACCTATTCGGTCGCCGTCCTCGCCAAAGCGCACGGCATTCCGTTTTATGTAGCCGCGCCCTCTTCGACGATCGACCTTGGTACCCCTTCGGGCCGCGAGATCCCGATCGAACAGCGAAACCCGGAAGAAGTGCGGACGACGTTGGGAGGAACTCGGACTGCTCCGGCAGACGTGGACGTGCTCAATCCCGCATTCGACGTGACCCCTGCTGGGCTCATTACAGCCATCATCACGGAGCGGGGTGTACTGCACCCGGCCGAGATTTTCGAGCGCCATCGGGCGTGA
- a CDS encoding CarD family transcriptional regulator, whose protein sequence is MESGRAPLSKPSSKPSNSGPCLRQADWISRIPLLNILSAADRERVLSELTEAQYGKGDLIFRQGDPTEFFHIVTEGTVKCVKSTPDGKECTLKMLMPGDLFCCDAAAFEGGAHPGTAQPMGDVRVLRMKKQAYFSMLRQSPEAALEVIRYLGNRLNEAQEKAKILALDRADQRLAALLADLADRNGVREAAGIRLPMRLTRQDMANMVGTTTETTIRIMSRFKRERLVFGTANRLLIRDLDRLKKLASI, encoded by the coding sequence TTGGAATCGGGGCGCGCTCCATTGTCGAAGCCGTCAAGCAAGCCATCAAATAGCGGTCCTTGTCTCAGGCAGGCGGACTGGATCTCCAGAATTCCGCTGCTGAACATCCTCTCTGCGGCCGATCGCGAGCGCGTGCTGAGCGAGTTGACCGAAGCACAGTACGGCAAGGGCGACCTCATTTTTCGCCAGGGCGATCCCACCGAGTTCTTCCATATCGTCACGGAGGGTACCGTCAAGTGCGTGAAATCGACGCCGGATGGCAAGGAATGCACGCTGAAGATGTTGATGCCGGGCGACTTGTTCTGCTGCGATGCGGCCGCCTTTGAGGGTGGGGCGCATCCAGGGACCGCGCAACCGATGGGCGACGTCCGTGTGCTGCGGATGAAGAAGCAGGCGTACTTTTCCATGTTACGGCAAAGTCCGGAAGCGGCGCTGGAAGTGATTCGGTATCTGGGCAATCGCCTCAACGAGGCCCAGGAAAAAGCCAAGATCCTTGCGCTGGACCGGGCGGATCAACGGCTCGCGGCGCTGCTTGCGGATCTGGCGGATCGAAACGGCGTCCGGGAGGCGGCTGGTATCCGGCTACCGATGCGGTTGACGCGTCAGGACATGGCCAATATGGTTGGAACCACCACAGAAACCACCATTCGAATCATGAGCCGGTTCAAGCGTGAGCGGCTCGTATTCGGCACGGCCAATCGGTTACTCATTCGAGACCTCGATCGTCTGAAAAAACTCGCTTCGATCTAA
- the ndk gene encoding nucleoside diphosphate kinase, with amino-acid sequence MVERTLAIIKPDAVKKHVIGEIIARYEKAGLQPVAIKMMQLSKSVAQGFYAVHAARPFFDSLCTFMSSGPCVVLVLSGDDAIKRHRDLMGATDPAKAEANTLRKLFGTNIEFNATHGSDGPDTARFEIGYFFPEMDMVAR; translated from the coding sequence ATGGTTGAGCGGACCTTGGCGATTATCAAACCGGATGCCGTGAAAAAACATGTGATCGGGGAGATCATCGCCCGATATGAAAAGGCCGGCCTGCAACCGGTCGCGATCAAGATGATGCAGTTGTCGAAATCGGTCGCGCAGGGCTTCTATGCCGTACATGCAGCGAGGCCGTTCTTCGATAGCCTCTGTACCTTCATGTCTTCAGGTCCGTGCGTAGTTCTGGTTCTGTCTGGAGACGATGCGATCAAGAGGCACCGCGATCTCATGGGGGCTACCGATCCGGCAAAGGCCGAGGCCAATACGCTTCGCAAACTCTTTGGTACGAACATCGAGTTCAATGCCACGCACGGCTCAGACGGACCGGACACGGCGCGCTTCGAAATCGGGTACTTCTTTCCAGAAATGGACATGGTCGCACGATAA
- a CDS encoding dihydrolipoyl dehydrogenase, translating into MSPPLHIVLIGAGPGGYVAAIRAAQLGARVTVVERQALGGVCLNWGCIPSKALLSVVELGDKAKKAADFGLQFGGPPTYHLAQMVERKNKVVTNLVRGIATLFKTWGIEHIDGTGRLTDGHTVLVTSKTGEERRLTADAIVVATGSSWPNLPMFPVDGRRILTSKEALDLDTIPSSMLIIGAGVEGCEFASLYSGIGTQVTVVELQHRILPLEDEEIAGLMDRELRKRGVTLLTGTTVQHVQGSPSSVRCTLKDESTVTTDCVLVSVGRGFNSHGLGLSEAGVKLGPRGEILVDERMQTSVPGIYAIGDVTGKAMLAHVASAQGKVAVENILGHRRTIDYSVIPAGIFTLPEIGRVGLTEAQARDREIAEGRNPADTLRIGRFRYQGIGKAQATGDTAGIYKIVAEASTGVLLGVHIMGAHAADLIHEAALAMRVGATVEQVADMIHAHPTLAEGMMEAAEDVSGKAIHLARKRT; encoded by the coding sequence ATGTCGCCCCCTCTCCACATCGTCCTGATCGGCGCCGGACCCGGTGGGTACGTCGCGGCCATTCGCGCGGCCCAACTCGGAGCGCGAGTGACAGTAGTGGAGCGGCAGGCGCTCGGCGGCGTCTGCCTCAACTGGGGTTGCATCCCGAGCAAAGCACTCTTGTCCGTCGTGGAGCTGGGCGACAAGGCCAAAAAGGCCGCGGACTTCGGCCTCCAATTCGGCGGACCTCCGACGTATCACCTGGCCCAGATGGTGGAACGGAAGAACAAAGTCGTGACGAACTTGGTGAGGGGGATCGCCACGTTGTTTAAAACGTGGGGTATCGAGCACATCGACGGAACGGGTCGACTCACCGACGGACATACCGTGCTCGTGACGTCGAAGACTGGAGAGGAGCGTCGGCTCACGGCCGATGCCATCGTCGTTGCAACCGGATCCTCGTGGCCGAATCTGCCGATGTTTCCCGTCGACGGTCGGCGGATTCTCACCAGCAAGGAGGCCCTCGATCTGGACACCATCCCATCGAGCATGCTCATCATTGGAGCCGGAGTTGAAGGCTGTGAATTTGCGTCGCTGTACAGTGGAATCGGCACGCAGGTCACGGTCGTGGAATTGCAGCACAGAATTCTCCCTTTGGAGGACGAGGAAATTGCCGGCCTGATGGACCGAGAGCTACGCAAGCGTGGCGTGACATTGCTCACGGGTACGACCGTCCAGCACGTGCAGGGCTCCCCATCGAGCGTTCGCTGCACTCTGAAGGATGAGTCCACCGTGACCACCGACTGCGTGCTCGTTTCTGTCGGGCGTGGCTTCAATTCGCACGGTCTCGGCTTATCCGAGGCGGGAGTGAAGCTTGGTCCGCGAGGCGAGATCCTGGTCGACGAGCGCATGCAAACCAGTGTCCCCGGCATTTACGCCATCGGCGACGTCACGGGCAAGGCCATGCTCGCGCACGTGGCGTCGGCCCAGGGCAAGGTCGCGGTGGAAAATATTCTCGGGCATAGGCGGACCATCGACTACAGCGTGATTCCGGCAGGGATCTTTACCTTACCCGAGATCGGACGTGTCGGCCTCACTGAAGCCCAGGCACGCGACCGGGAAATCGCCGAGGGGCGCAATCCGGCCGATACGCTCCGAATCGGACGATTTCGCTACCAGGGGATCGGCAAGGCCCAAGCAACCGGCGATACCGCAGGGATCTATAAAATCGTTGCCGAGGCCTCGACAGGAGTCTTGCTCGGTGTGCACATTATGGGAGCCCATGCGGCGGATCTCATCCATGAGGCTGCATTGGCCATGCGTGTTGGTGCCACGGTCGAGCAAGTGGCCGACATGATTCATGCCCATCCCACCTTGGCGGAGGGAATGATGGAGGCGGCCGAGGACGTCTCAGGGAAGGCTATTCATCTTGCCAGGAAGCGCACGTGA